The Sphingobacterium lactis sequence CGACAAAAAGAATGCATTTATCGTGCATACGGATCTAACGGAAAAGGGCAATGAAGCCGCAATGGAAAAGATCTGTAACCTGGCCGACCGACCCTCAGCAGTGGTGTCCTTCAATGATTTCGTGACCCTCGACCTGATCCGTTACGCCAAACAAAGGGGAATTGTCCTGAATCAGGATATGTTCTTCATCAGCTATGCGAATTATCCATTGTGGAAATACATGGATAATCCTCCGATGGGGAGTATCGAGCAGTATCCAGATCAACAGGCCCAGAAAGCCGCGGAGATCCTGTTTGACTGTATCGATAAAAAAGAATATACCACAACTCCGCAAGATGTGGTATATCCGTCCAAATTGGTCTTAAAGTAAACTCTACTTATTGATTTCGATACTGTAGGTGATATCGATGCCGCCATTGGCCAACATATCGTGTACAGAGCAATATTTCTTTACCGCTAATTCGGCAGCTTTCTGTGCTTTCGCCTCATCAATAGTTCCTTTCAGTTTAAAGGTGATGTGGATTTGCGTAAAGATATTTGGGATCTCGTCGCGGCGTTGACCCACAACTTCCACATCGATATCCTGAAGATCCTGACGCTGTTTCTGCAAGATCGTAGTCAAATCGAATACACTGCAGGATCCCAACGCCATCAGCACCAATTCCATGGGTCTTACGCCCTTGCCTTCGCCACCGATCGACTCCGGACCATCCACATGTACCTTAACCGCTGATAATTCGCTGGAAGCCTCGAAATGCACTCCTTGGTTTTGTCTTTTTAAATGAACTCTCATGATCTATGTTTTATGGAACAAAGGTAGCTAATAGGGATTAGAATTGGTAAACGGAAGGGTAGAATAGTTGTCTTTACAGAGTAGGGTAGAACCCGTTGAAGGTAAGGCTGGCAACCCCGCTAGGGGTGTCACTATTTTAGAAATACCTCTAGCGAGGTTGTATGGGTTATTATATCAACCATCATCACCCAATTTTCCAAGCCAAAATCCGCTGGCGCAAGAGTTGTGCGGTTGGTTGTGTGGTGGGTCTCTTGTGCCTAAGACCGTGACATGGGATTCTTCCCCCAGCTTAGCTTCCTTATGTCGTATCAAAAACCTTTGTGCATTATTTATATTAGCCACCTTGCAACCCCGCTAGGGGTGTCACTATTTTAGAAACACCCCTACACATCATTAAGCCCTACCATCCCGATTTTTGGTTTGCTTTAGCAAACCAAAAATCGGGATGGTAGGGCTATTTAATCTTATAGCTCGTGCTAAAATAGTGACACCCCTCCGGGGTTGTATAGCGCCTATTCCCTCCCAAAATAACCTGCCTTTTTTAAAGCCTAAAACAATACTAGCGCAAAAGTTGTGGCAGGACAATAGCGTTGGACAATTGTACTCTGGTCATCCTGCATCCCCCTTTCTATCTCACATCTCACATCTCCAATCTCAATTCTACCCAAAACAAAAGCCCTTCTTTAAAAGGGCTTTTGTTTTGGGTATTACTAGTTGGGAAAGCTGACGCCCCCATATTTACTGACATCTATTTTCGGTACTTTCGAATTGTATTTCGCATTGATGGCATCGATAAAGACATTGGCTACCACAGCATTTCCGATCGGAGTCAGGTGGATACCGTCTAGAGAGAATGCATTACCTGTGATGAAGGCTGCGGAGATATGAACGCCATTGTAGTTGTATCCTGCTTTCACTTTGTTCAGGAAGGCATTTACATCAGCCAAGGCGAGGTCTTTACTGTCTGCAACCTGTTTGATTACAGCATTCAATTCCTTGATGCGTTGCAATACTTCAGCTACCTCAGCTTTATCCAAGACTGCGGAATCCTCAATTGGGTTGAGTGGTGAAAATCCATATCCGTTTTGACCAAACCTAGCAATGTTTGCGCGGAAGGTCAGACCGAATAGATCGCCCTCTTCTGCCGGACGAACACCTGTTTTGGTCTTGATCAACAGCTTTAGGTTAGCTGTTGCCGGATTTGCGGCCAATCCTGCGTTGATCATCTGTAACGTAACGGTGTTGAAGAAAGGAACAACCGTAACATCCGGAATAGTCGCAACAACACCTTTTTGCTGCTTAGCAGTCAATCCGTTGATGAAGGCATTGTACAATTGTGTAAACTGCGCTACACTGATCATTGTTTTGGTTGGATCATCCGTTGCTGCTGCGCCGTTCATGGAGTAACCCAACACATCGTTATTACCTAACCAAAAGGAGAAGAAAGTATGCTCTTGGCTTACGGCATATTGCATATAGGTTGTTTTGCCAACTTGGTTTTCTGGCAATAAACGCTCAAAGTAAGGATTGCCAAATTGCGACCCGAAGATTTCTGCGAAAGCAAGGTCCAGGCGCATCCCCGGAACCCCTAAATTCTGGATCG is a genomic window containing:
- a CDS encoding SGNH/GDSL hydrolase family protein → MKKNFKLYIGLAALALATSCKPSLDEFEPAKGSADFSQFIAVGNSLTSGYADNGLYLAGQRVAFPNLMAEQFKTVGGGAFTSPFFSEAEANGSGYLRLKGFDENGSPETEFVPAQAERGKNALGNPLYTKHTDPIQNLGVPGMRLDLAFAEIFGSQFGNPYFERLLPENQVGKTTYMQYAVSQEHTFFSFWLGNNDVLGYSMNGAAATDDPTKTMISVAQFTQLYNAFINGLTAKQQKGVVATIPDVTVVPFFNTVTLQMINAGLAANPATANLKLLIKTKTGVRPAEEGDLFGLTFRANIARFGQNGYGFSPLNPIEDSAVLDKAEVAEVLQRIKELNAVIKQVADSKDLALADVNAFLNKVKAGYNYNGVHISAAFITGNAFSLDGIHLTPIGNAVVANVFIDAINAKYNSKVPKIDVSKYGGVSFPN
- a CDS encoding OsmC family protein → MRVHLKRQNQGVHFEASSELSAVKVHVDGPESIGGEGKGVRPMELVLMALGSCSVFDLTTILQKQRQDLQDIDVEVVGQRRDEIPNIFTQIHITFKLKGTIDEAKAQKAAELAVKKYCSVHDMLANGGIDITYSIEINK